DNA from Actinomyces sp. oral taxon 897:
CGCTCCCCACTGGACGGCGTGGACCCTGTACGATCAGGACGGTACGGCAGCCCGGATGCTCCGCACCCAGGCGACGCCCTCGGCCGTGCTCCTGGGCACCGACGGCATGCTCGCGGGCGGCCCGGTCGCCGGGGCCCAGGAGGTCCGGGGCCTGGTGGAGGACGTTCGCGCCCAGCTCGGCGCGGGGGGTGGGTAGGTGTCCCCAGGCGGGTAGGTGTCCCCGGCGGATCCTGGCCTACGATGGGCGTCGTGAGCCAGGCCCCCGCCCCGCGCGTGCCACGACGTCCGCGATACCAGCCCTACCGTACCGTGGCGGTGGTCGCCGTGGCCCTGGGGCTGGCCGCCGTCCCCCTGCTCGCTATCGTCGGGCACCGCCAGCTCGCGGTCCTGTGGCTCGTGGTGGGTCTGCTCACCCTGGCGCTGGTGCGGGTCTTCCGCCCCCACGGGACGTGGATCGCCGCCCGCTCCCGGCTCTTCGACGTCGTCTTCAACATTGTCCTGGCCCTGGCCCTGGCCGCCCTGGTGTGGTACGTCAACCTTCCCAACGTGCTGTAAGGCCCTTGTTCCGGGCCTCGGCCCCGGCGCGTGCGGGACCGGTCGGCCTGATGAGCACGGGCAGCGGGTCGAGGCGCCCGCTCCTGGCTCAGGGGCACGGACAGGCCTCGTGCTCGCCCGCCCGCTGCCACACCCAGCGCACCGCCATGACCACGGCCCCGGGGTCACGCAGCGGCACCATGTGGGAGCGGGTCCTCGCGGTCCGGAACAGTCCCCGGGGCAGGGAGGCCACGTAGTCCCGGTAGTAGCCCGCCCAGGCCGACCCGGCCGGGTGCCGGGCGGCCAGCAGCACCACCGGGACCTGGGGCGTGGGCAGCGGGCGCGCCCCCAGGTCGGCGATCGTGTCCGAGTAGGCCTCCAGCTCCTGGCCGCGGGCCGTCTGGGAGGCCTCGGTGGCGTCCTCGTGCAGGACCTTGGCGTGCAGGCGCCGCGGCAGGAGGTGGTAGCCCTGGAGGAGGGAGATCAGGGGGGCGGCGCCCAGGCCGTACAGCCCGGTCAGGACCTGCTGGCCCACCGAGTTCAGGTACCGGGCGCCGCTGGAGGCCTCCGCGGTGGAGCCCTCGCTGGAGGGATCCACCAGGACCAGGCCGGTGACCTGGTCGGGGTGCTCCGAGGCGAGCATCCGCACCAGCAGCCCACCGTAGGAGTGCCCCACGAGGATCGCCCCGCGCGGCGCCAGGTGGGTCAGGACGGTGTACAGGTCCGCCACGTGGTCCCGGGCGGTGCGCCGTCCACGTGCCAGGGGCGACTGTCCCAGGCCCGCCCGGTCGTAGACGATGACGGTAAAGCCCGCTGCCGTCAGGGGGGCGGTCACCCGGCTCCACAGGACCCGGGACAGGCCCAGCCCCGACTCCAGCAGGACGGTACGCCCAGGGTCCGGCAGCGTACCGTCAGCCGACGAGGACGGCAGGTGGACGACGGCGTGGAGCCAGCGCCGTCGTGCGCGACCCCGGCGGGTGCCAGCAGGCCCGGGCCCACCGTCGGTGCGAGGCGCGGCGGGCAGGCCGACCGGGACCCGGACGTGGTGGTGCTGCGAGGTAGTACGTGGCAGACGGAACGGACTCATAAGGACAGCGTATCTAGACCACCTGGGCGGGGGCTGGGCCTCAGGGCCGCGCAGGCGCCGCCCGGGGCGGCGATCTAGACCACCTGGGTCAGGGGCGGGCTGGTTCCCGGGGGCGGTCGCACGGCGTCGGCCAGATACTCCCCAGCAACCAGCGAGATGGCCCCGGCAATCGACCAGTGAATCCCCCGGGTCCGGCGTCTCAGAGGCCGCCTCCGGCGCGGTGCGCAGGGTGTTCCAGTATCCGATACCCTGCCTCCCGCCCGCGGCAGGGTGTGGAATGCTCTGCCGGTGAGGCAGACGACCTTGACCTCATGAACACACGAAAGGCTCCCATGTCGCGCGTCCGTCAAGTCCTGAGCAGGGGAGGGGTACTCCTGTGGGTGCTCGTAGCTATTGTCCTGGCCCTGGCCCTGGGATCCGTGCGGGTAGGAGGCCACCACCTTGTCCCCGTTGCGGTCGGCCGTGTCTTCGCCACCTTCTCCGACGTCTTCAGCCAGTTCCTCTCCTTCGCGATCCCCCTGATTATCGTCGGCCTGGTGACCCCCGCCATTGCCGACCTGGGCCGCGGTGCCGGCAGGTGGCTCGGTATTACCACCGCCATTGCCTACGGCTCGACCCTCTTCTCCGGGTTCCTCACCTACGCGGTGTGCGCCGCGGTCCTCCCCGGGCTCCTGGCGGGGACCGCGCTGTCCGACGTCACCGAGCCCGGCAGCGCCCTGAAGACCTACTTCACGGTCGAGATGCCCGCCGTCATGCCCGTCATGACCGCCCTGCTGCTGTCATTCGTGCTGGGCGTCGGGCTGTCCATGGTGCCCCGCGGGGTCCTGCGCAAGGGCCTTATCGAGTTCCGCGCCATTATCACCCGCCTGATCGAGCGCATTATCATCCCCCTGCTTCCCGTACACATCTTCGGCACCTTCCTCAACCTCACCTACACCGGTGAGGCCTGGAGCGTCATGCGGGCCCTGCTGCGCGTCGTCCTGGTGGTCCTGGCCCTGGAGGTGGTCATCCTCCTGACCCAGTACTGCGTCGCGGGGCTGGTCGGCAGGCGCAACCCGTTCACGGCCCTGGGGACCATGGCCCCGGCCTACCTCACCGCCCTGGGGACCTCCTCCTCGGCCGCCACCATCCCGGTCACCCTGGCCCAGACCAGGAAGAACGGCGTCTCCGAGGCCGTCGCCTCCTTCACCATCCCCCTGTGCGCCACCATCCACCTGGCTGGCTCCACCTCGAAGATCTTCGCCTTCGCCTTCGCGATCACCCTGACCCAGGGCCTGAGCGTCTCCGCCACCCAGTGGGTCGGCTTCGTCTTTATGCTCGGTATCACCATGGTGGCGGCCCCCGGTGTGCCCGGAGGCGCGATTATGGCCTCCACCGGCCTGCTCGCCAGTATGCTCGGTTTCAACAACGACCAGGTGACCCTCATGATCGCCACCTACGTCGCCATGGACTCCTTCGGTACGGCCACCAACGTCACCGGCGACGGCGCCATCGCGATTGTCGTGGACCGCCTGGCGCACGGCAGGATCGGGGACGACGGCGACCCGCAGAACGTCCGTGAGCTCTCCTTTG
Protein-coding regions in this window:
- a CDS encoding DUF3017 domain-containing protein — translated: MSQAPAPRVPRRPRYQPYRTVAVVAVALGLAAVPLLAIVGHRQLAVLWLVVGLLTLALVRVFRPHGTWIAARSRLFDVVFNIVLALALAALVWYVNLPNVL
- a CDS encoding alpha/beta hydrolase, with product MSPFRLPRTTSQHHHVRVPVGLPAAPRTDGGPGPAGTRRGRARRRWLHAVVHLPSSSADGTLPDPGRTVLLESGLGLSRVLWSRVTAPLTAAGFTVIVYDRAGLGQSPLARGRRTARDHVADLYTVLTHLAPRGAILVGHSYGGLLVRMLASEHPDQVTGLVLVDPSSEGSTAEASSGARYLNSVGQQVLTGLYGLGAAPLISLLQGYHLLPRRLHAKVLHEDATEASQTARGQELEAYSDTIADLGARPLPTPQVPVVLLAARHPAGSAWAGYYRDYVASLPRGLFRTARTRSHMVPLRDPGAVVMAVRWVWQRAGEHEACPCP
- a CDS encoding dicarboxylate/amino acid:cation symporter, with translation MSRVRQVLSRGGVLLWVLVAIVLALALGSVRVGGHHLVPVAVGRVFATFSDVFSQFLSFAIPLIIVGLVTPAIADLGRGAGRWLGITTAIAYGSTLFSGFLTYAVCAAVLPGLLAGTALSDVTEPGSALKTYFTVEMPAVMPVMTALLLSFVLGVGLSMVPRGVLRKGLIEFRAIITRLIERIIIPLLPVHIFGTFLNLTYTGEAWSVMRALLRVVLVVLALEVVILLTQYCVAGLVGRRNPFTALGTMAPAYLTALGTSSSAATIPVTLAQTRKNGVSEAVASFTIPLCATIHLAGSTSKIFAFAFAITLTQGLSVSATQWVGFVFMLGITMVAAPGVPGGAIMASTGLLASMLGFNNDQVTLMIATYVAMDSFGTATNVTGDGAIAIVVDRLAHGRIGDDGDPQNVRELSFDAMAYLDRVSVEGVVSPEELQASASG